The following are encoded together in the Deinococcus soli (ex Cha et al. 2016) genome:
- a CDS encoding response regulator, which translates to MSRPFTVLLVEDEPADAELFQDLLAEVAADIRVEHAENGQAALDLLQRPGAQRPDLIVLDLNMPVMNGHDFLSQAKAVADLRAIPVMVLSTSDHPDDIHRAYDAHAGGYVVKPGSYQEYTQVLDTVQAYWRGLVRLPRLEDLAR; encoded by the coding sequence ATGTCCAGACCCTTCACCGTCCTGCTGGTCGAGGACGAGCCCGCCGACGCCGAACTGTTCCAGGACCTGCTCGCCGAGGTGGCCGCCGACATCCGCGTGGAACACGCCGAGAACGGGCAGGCCGCCCTGGACCTCCTGCAACGCCCCGGCGCCCAGCGCCCCGACCTGATCGTCCTCGACCTGAACATGCCCGTCATGAACGGGCACGACTTCCTGTCGCAGGCCAAGGCTGTTGCGGACCTGCGGGCCATTCCCGTGATGGTCCTCTCGACCAGCGACCACCCGGACGACATTCACCGCGCGTACGACGCCCACGCCGGCGGGTACGTCGTGAAGCCCGGCAGCTACCAGGAGTACACCCAGGTGCTCGACACCGTGCAGGCCTACTGGCGCGGCCTCGTGCGCCTGCCCCGCCTGGAGGACCTGGCCCGCTGA
- a CDS encoding inorganic phosphate transporter encodes MEPLLIGFLIIIFLALAFDFINGFHDTANAIATSVATKVLTPAQAIAMAAILNVVGALAGTAVAKTIATSIVPQEFATLQLTGAALLSAIVWNLFTWWKGLPSSSSHALIFSLVGAGVAAGGWGIIIPKGVQKTVTGLFTSPVLGFIVPILLMALLSWLVLRHMRPRTVTGTFRWLQIGSAAFMAFSHGGNDAQKAMGIMTFALSAYLGTQVEQVPLWIILSAAAAMGLGTAMGGWRIIKTMGFKVVDLKPVDGFVAEASAAAIITGATALGIPVSTTHTISTSIMGVGTTKGFKKVKWQVAGRIVQAWVFTIPVCIVLGWAFHKALLLLG; translated from the coding sequence ATGGAACCTCTGCTGATCGGTTTTCTCATCATCATCTTCCTGGCGCTGGCCTTCGACTTCATCAACGGCTTTCACGACACCGCGAACGCCATCGCGACCTCGGTCGCCACGAAGGTCCTGACACCCGCGCAGGCCATCGCCATGGCCGCCATCCTGAACGTGGTGGGCGCCCTGGCCGGCACGGCCGTCGCCAAGACGATCGCCACGTCCATCGTCCCGCAGGAGTTCGCGACCCTGCAACTGACCGGCGCGGCGCTGCTGAGCGCCATCGTCTGGAACCTGTTCACGTGGTGGAAGGGCCTGCCCAGCAGCTCCAGCCACGCGCTGATCTTCTCGCTGGTGGGCGCGGGCGTCGCGGCCGGCGGGTGGGGCATCATCATTCCCAAGGGCGTGCAGAAGACCGTCACCGGTCTGTTCACCAGTCCCGTCCTGGGCTTCATCGTGCCGATCCTGCTGATGGCGCTGCTGTCGTGGCTGGTGCTGCGGCACATGCGGCCCCGCACCGTGACCGGCACGTTCCGCTGGCTGCAGATCGGCTCGGCGGCCTTCATGGCCTTCAGCCACGGTGGGAACGACGCGCAGAAGGCCATGGGCATCATGACCTTCGCCCTGAGCGCCTACCTGGGCACGCAGGTCGAGCAGGTGCCGCTGTGGATCATCCTGTCGGCCGCCGCCGCGATGGGCCTGGGGACCGCCATGGGCGGCTGGCGCATCATCAAGACCATGGGCTTCAAGGTCGTGGATCTCAAACCCGTGGACGGCTTCGTCGCCGAGGCGAGCGCCGCCGCGATCATCACGGGCGCCACCGCGCTGGGCATCCCGGTGAGCACCACGCACACCATCAGCACCAGCATCATGGGCGTGGGCACCACCAAGGGCTTCAAGAAGGTCAAGTGGCAGGTCGCGGGCCGGATCGTGCAGGCGTGGGTGTTCACGATCCCCGTGTGCATCGTGCTCGGCTGGGCGTTCCACAAGGCGCTGCTGCTGCTGGGCTGA
- a CDS encoding DUF47 domain-containing protein: MVLSKFMPSNPKFSLKFAEAARNAHATATALVDLLENYTDVDAKVKRVRDLEHEGDRLTGEITNLLAESFIVPFDREDIISLNNELDDLVDDMEDAARKLSLYGVEQPLPQMAQLARIVEQQCALLAQGMPLIENKGQLGELTRIAREIRALEDQGDTISDEVQRHLYDGVNDVPGMIRAMRGGEIVALIEDASDQAQRVAKTVESILLKNA; this comes from the coding sequence ATGGTTCTGTCTAAATTCATGCCCAGCAACCCCAAATTCAGCCTGAAGTTCGCTGAAGCCGCCCGCAACGCCCACGCGACCGCCACCGCACTGGTCGATCTGCTGGAGAACTACACCGACGTGGACGCCAAGGTGAAGCGCGTGCGTGACCTGGAGCACGAGGGCGACCGCCTGACCGGCGAGATCACCAACCTGCTCGCCGAGTCGTTCATCGTGCCCTTCGACCGTGAGGACATCATCAGCCTGAACAACGAACTCGACGACCTCGTGGACGACATGGAGGACGCTGCGCGCAAACTCAGCCTGTACGGCGTGGAGCAGCCCCTGCCGCAGATGGCGCAGCTGGCCCGCATCGTCGAGCAGCAGTGCGCGCTGCTGGCGCAGGGCATGCCGCTGATCGAGAACAAGGGGCAGCTGGGTGAACTGACCCGCATCGCCCGCGAGATCCGCGCGCTGGAGGACCAGGGCGACACCATCAGCGACGAGGTGCAGCGTCACCTGTACGACGGCGTGAACGACGTGCCGGGCATGATCCGCGCCATGCGTGGCGGCGAGATCGTGGCGCTGATCGAGGACGCCAGCGATCAGGCGCAGCGGGTCGCGAAGACCGTCGAAAGCATCCTGCTGAAGAACGCCTGA